A genome region from Deltaproteobacteria bacterium includes the following:
- the pheA gene encoding prephenate dehydratase: MEINAKIEFLRQKIDSIDGQILQLLNQRAEVALEVGKVKSGCRMDPYNPQREEEIMRRLELLNLGAFPRGAIPPVFREIISACRSLEGELTVAYLGPPATHTHLACIERFGSSVQTVSQESIQEVFDAVEREKANFGMVPIENSTEGVVNRTLDMFIDSEVKICGEILIRISHDLLSMSGRAQDVERVYSHPQALAQCRQWLRKNFPNAQMAETVSTAKAAQMAAQESKAAAVASSLAAELYGLKIIDSRIEDYLNNYTRFLVLGPQVSDRTGRDKTSLLFSIPDSPGSLYEILKPFSEK; this comes from the coding sequence ATGGAAATCAACGCAAAAATTGAATTTTTACGGCAGAAAATCGATTCCATAGACGGGCAAATCCTCCAACTTCTGAACCAACGAGCGGAGGTTGCCCTGGAAGTAGGCAAAGTAAAGTCAGGGTGCAGAATGGACCCCTACAACCCTCAGCGGGAAGAAGAAATCATGCGCCGGTTGGAATTGTTGAATCTCGGTGCCTTCCCCAGAGGAGCCATTCCTCCGGTTTTCCGGGAGATTATTTCGGCCTGCCGTTCTTTGGAGGGGGAACTCACGGTTGCCTACCTCGGCCCGCCCGCCACCCATACCCACTTGGCCTGCATTGAGCGATTCGGGAGCTCTGTACAAACGGTTTCCCAAGAGAGTATCCAGGAAGTTTTCGATGCGGTGGAGAGGGAGAAAGCGAACTTCGGGATGGTGCCCATAGAAAATTCCACCGAAGGAGTGGTGAACCGGACCCTGGATATGTTCATTGATTCGGAAGTGAAAATCTGCGGCGAGATTTTGATCCGGATCTCTCACGATCTTCTTTCTATGAGCGGGAGAGCCCAAGACGTGGAAAGGGTTTATTCTCACCCCCAAGCCCTGGCCCAGTGCCGGCAATGGCTGAGGAAAAATTTTCCTAATGCCCAGATGGCTGAAACCGTGAGCACGGCCAAGGCCGCCCAGATGGCCGCCCAGGAATCGAAAGCTGCGGCTGTGGCCAGCTCCTTGGCTGCCGAACTTTACGGCCTGAAAATCATCGACTCCCGGATTGAAGACTACCTAAACAATTACACGCGCTTTTTGGTTCTCGGGCCCCAGGTCAGCGACAGAACAGGAAGGGATAAAACCTCGCTCCTGTTTTCCATCCCGGATTCGCCGGGATCTCTTTACGAAATCCTAAAACCCTTTTCCGAGAAG
- the aroC gene encoding chorismate synthase codes for MGGNSLGTLFKVTTWGESHGKALGAVIDGCPPRMELSVEDIQKELERRRPGQGKGTSPRKEEDRVEILSGVYEGKTTGTPIALLIWNKDVDSEPYEELKDVFRPGHADFTYQAKYGIRDHRGGGRASARETVGRVAAGAVAKKILEREKVDILAYTLELGGIRAEKMDYAEIENNALFCPDRDAAIRMAEKIEKTRLQGDTLGGIVEILVRGCPSGLGEPVFDKLEADLAKGLMSIGAIRGVEVGAGFRVARLLGSESNDPLIPGGFEKNDAGGILGGISTGADILLRVAVKPIPSISLEQKTIDSLRRPVSLKMRGRHDVAAIPRINPVCEAMVAIVLADHWLRQRAI; via the coding sequence TTGGGCGGAAATTCTTTGGGCACTCTTTTCAAAGTAACCACCTGGGGAGAATCCCACGGGAAAGCTCTGGGGGCCGTGATTGACGGCTGCCCCCCTCGAATGGAACTTTCCGTTGAAGACATTCAGAAGGAATTAGAGCGGCGGAGGCCCGGCCAGGGAAAGGGAACCAGCCCGAGAAAAGAGGAGGATCGGGTGGAAATTCTCTCCGGCGTCTATGAAGGAAAGACGACTGGAACACCCATTGCCCTGCTGATCTGGAATAAGGACGTGGATTCAGAGCCTTACGAAGAATTGAAGGATGTCTTCCGACCCGGCCATGCCGATTTTACTTATCAGGCTAAGTATGGCATCCGCGACCATCGCGGCGGGGGAAGGGCCTCAGCCCGGGAGACGGTAGGAAGAGTGGCTGCCGGGGCTGTGGCCAAGAAGATCCTGGAAAGAGAAAAGGTGGATATTTTGGCTTATACCCTGGAACTGGGGGGAATCCGGGCGGAGAAGATGGATTACGCCGAGATCGAGAACAACGCGCTTTTTTGTCCGGACAGGGACGCCGCAATCAGAATGGCAGAGAAGATTGAAAAGACCCGGTTGCAGGGGGATACTCTGGGGGGCATCGTGGAAATTCTTGTCCGGGGATGCCCGTCCGGATTGGGGGAGCCGGTTTTCGACAAACTGGAAGCAGATCTGGCCAAAGGATTGATGAGTATTGGAGCCATCCGGGGAGTGGAGGTGGGTGCGGGGTTTCGGGTTGCCCGGCTGCTGGGCTCGGAATCCAATGACCCCCTGATACCCGGGGGATTTGAAAAAAATGATGCCGGGGGAATTTTAGGTGGCATTTCCACCGGAGCGGACATCCTGTTGCGGGTGGCCGTGAAACCCATTCCTTCTATTTCTCTGGAGCAGAAAACAATTGATTCTTTACGGAGGCCCGTATCTTTAAAAATGCGGGGCCGGCATGATGTTGCGGCCATCCCCAGGATCAACCCGGTGTGCGAAGCCATGGTGGCCATCGTCCTTGCTGATCATTGGCTTAGGCAGAGAGCGATATAG
- a CDS encoding shikimate kinase, with amino-acid sequence MNIILIGYRGAGKSTVGRMLAARAGKKFVDSDDLVEKHLGASISDMVRSKGWKHFRALEKRVIEEICRGDHLIIAPGGGAVLDPANVRSLRKNGLIIWLKADSEVLRGRMVQDPGTTASRPTLTGKGALEELEEVLAIRNPYYAQVADVEVDTSTLGREEVVEKILSIVRERRGA; translated from the coding sequence ATGAATATCATTTTAATCGGATACCGAGGGGCAGGCAAAAGCACTGTGGGCAGAATGCTGGCTGCCCGTGCCGGGAAAAAATTCGTGGATTCGGATGACTTGGTAGAAAAGCATCTTGGGGCTTCTATCAGCGACATGGTGAGGTCCAAGGGCTGGAAGCATTTTCGAGCCCTGGAGAAGAGAGTCATTGAGGAAATTTGCCGGGGAGACCATTTAATCATCGCGCCAGGGGGAGGAGCCGTACTTGACCCCGCCAATGTGCGGTCTTTGAGAAAAAATGGGCTCATCATTTGGCTGAAGGCAGACAGCGAAGTCCTTCGCGGAAGAATGGTTCAGGACCCTGGCACCACTGCCAGCCGCCCAACTCTGACCGGAAAAGGAGCGCTCGAGGAGCTCGAAGAAGTGCTGGCTATCAGAAATCCATATTATGCGCAAGTCGCCGATGTGGAGGTGGATACTTCGACCTTGGGCCGGGAGGAAGTGGTGGAGAAAATATTATCGATCGTCCGGGAAAGAAGGGGGGCATAA
- the aroA gene encoding 3-phosphoshikimate 1-carboxyvinyltransferase yields the protein MIEIKPLNHCDAVVAIPGSKSYTHRALIASALAEGESVLFNALRSEDTKHTAQGLEKFGIKIAWEEDSIHVQGKGGVLKAGGEKIYVGDSGTSMRFLTALAALKNGRTVLDGSERMRERPMAELLGGLVSLGVKAYSLERNGYPPVVVDSQGLEGGVARIKGSESSQFLSALLMVAPLARADVRLEVTGRLVSRPYVDITRGVMADFGVEVQKEEGDSFFVRAGQRYSPRQYRVEGDASNASYFLAAAAITSGKVRVENFRPASLQGDAQFLAILEQMGCEVSRGENWAEVRVKELRGIEVDMNTMPDLVPTLAIVAAFAQGKTVIRNVGHLRHKESDRLKTVAGELAKMGVEVAEGKDWLQVERGKARGAEIETHNDHRLAMSFAIAGLAVPGIKIKGERCVAKSFPGFWETLKKLY from the coding sequence ATGATCGAGATTAAACCACTGAATCATTGTGACGCCGTTGTGGCCATTCCCGGGTCGAAAAGTTACACCCACCGCGCCCTGATTGCCTCGGCCTTGGCTGAAGGGGAGTCCGTTTTGTTCAACGCTTTGCGGAGTGAAGATACCAAGCATACCGCGCAAGGTCTGGAAAAATTCGGCATTAAGATCGCTTGGGAAGAAGATTCTATCCATGTTCAGGGTAAAGGGGGGGTGCTGAAGGCGGGAGGAGAAAAAATTTACGTGGGGGATTCCGGAACCTCGATGAGGTTTTTGACGGCGTTGGCGGCCTTGAAGAATGGACGCACCGTGCTGGATGGCAGCGAGCGGATGAGGGAGCGACCGATGGCCGAACTGCTGGGAGGGTTGGTCTCGCTGGGAGTCAAAGCTTATTCTTTAGAAAGAAATGGATACCCGCCCGTAGTCGTAGATTCTCAGGGCCTTGAGGGCGGAGTTGCCAGGATCAAAGGAAGCGAGAGCAGCCAGTTCCTTTCCGCCCTCTTGATGGTCGCGCCCCTGGCCCGGGCAGACGTCCGGCTGGAGGTAACCGGGCGATTGGTTTCCAGGCCTTACGTGGACATCACCCGGGGGGTAATGGCTGATTTCGGCGTAGAGGTTCAGAAGGAGGAAGGTGATTCCTTTTTCGTCCGGGCAGGACAGCGTTATTCTCCCAGGCAATACCGGGTTGAAGGGGACGCCTCCAATGCCTCGTATTTCTTGGCGGCAGCGGCCATCACCAGTGGAAAAGTAAGGGTTGAAAACTTCCGCCCCGCATCCCTCCAGGGTGACGCGCAATTTTTAGCCATTCTGGAGCAGATGGGATGCGAGGTGAGCCGGGGAGAAAATTGGGCGGAAGTTCGAGTTAAAGAACTTCGGGGGATTGAAGTGGACATGAACACCATGCCCGACCTCGTTCCCACCCTGGCCATCGTTGCCGCCTTTGCTCAAGGGAAGACGGTCATCCGGAACGTCGGGCATCTGCGCCACAAAGAATCCGACCGCCTAAAGACTGTGGCCGGAGAACTGGCCAAAATGGGAGTCGAAGTAGCAGAAGGAAAAGATTGGCTGCAAGTGGAAAGGGGGAAAGCTCGGGGAGCTGAAATCGAAACCCATAATGACCACCGCCTGGCCATGAGTTTTGCCATCGCTGGGCTGGCCGTTCCCGGGATAAAAATTAAAGGGGAACGATGCGTGGCTAAATCCTTCCCGGGGTTTTGGGAAACACTCAAGAAGCTCTACTAA
- a CDS encoding shikimate dehydrogenase — MIDAQTQLYGVIGKPVRHSLSPIIHNGAFRRMGLNAAYLAFEVENLSAAINGIRGLGIRGVSVTIPFKTAIIPFLDQLEEVAGKIQAVNTICHEGGKLIGHNTDWRGAVEALEEKIDLREKKVLLLGAGGAARAIAFGLKERGCQVFIANRSLEKGQKLAAAMGFACLPWAAINGLDVQVIINATAVGMHPQDSETPWPKELLKEGIVVMDIVYQPVRTKFLHEAEERGCRTIDGLEMLARQGAAQIEIWTGKKPDIRPIKRDLQRALR, encoded by the coding sequence ATGATCGATGCCCAGACCCAACTCTACGGTGTCATCGGGAAACCCGTGCGGCACAGCCTGAGCCCGATCATCCACAACGGGGCATTCCGGAGGATGGGGTTGAACGCGGCTTATCTGGCCTTTGAAGTCGAAAATCTTTCCGCAGCAATAAACGGGATCCGGGGGCTGGGAATTCGGGGGGTAAGCGTGACGATTCCCTTTAAGACCGCCATCATCCCTTTTCTGGATCAGCTGGAGGAGGTGGCCGGAAAGATCCAGGCTGTGAATACGATCTGCCATGAGGGAGGAAAGCTGATTGGCCATAACACGGACTGGCGCGGAGCAGTGGAAGCTCTGGAGGAAAAAATTGACCTGCGGGAGAAAAAAGTTCTCCTTTTGGGAGCTGGCGGAGCGGCCCGGGCCATTGCTTTTGGTCTGAAGGAACGGGGCTGCCAGGTTTTTATTGCTAACCGCTCGCTGGAAAAAGGCCAAAAGCTGGCCGCAGCCATGGGGTTTGCCTGCCTCCCTTGGGCGGCAATCAACGGGCTGGACGTGCAGGTGATCATCAATGCTACAGCGGTGGGTATGCACCCGCAGGATTCAGAAACTCCTTGGCCTAAGGAACTTTTAAAAGAAGGGATCGTGGTGATGGATATTGTCTACCAGCCCGTGCGGACGAAGTTTCTCCATGAGGCTGAAGAGCGAGGCTGCCGGACGATCGATGGCTTGGAAATGCTTGCCCGGCAGGGAGCTGCGCAAATAGAGATCTGGACGGGGAAGAAGCCGGATATCCGACCCATTAAAAGAGACCTGCAAAGGGCATTGAGATAA